The proteins below come from a single Strix uralensis isolate ZFMK-TIS-50842 chromosome 8, bStrUra1, whole genome shotgun sequence genomic window:
- the RGS2 gene encoding regulator of G-protein signaling 2, translating into MQSGLVVVVQRGGGRMERGGRAEPAEKGRMKRTIIKDWKTRLSYFLQNSSNSTKMKSKKVGKHRTYFRPSPEEAQLWSEAFDELLANKYGLAAFRAFLKSEFCEENIEFWLACEDFKKTKSPQKLTSKAKKIYNDFIEKEAPKEINIDFQTKNMIAQNIQEATHTCFSAAQKRVYSLMENNSYPRFLESEFYQELCKKTPITRAAQGT; encoded by the exons ATGCAGAGcgggctggtggtggtggtgcagcgcggcggcgggcggatggagcgcggcgggcgggccgaGCCGGCCGAGAAGGGCCGCATGAAGAGGACGAT TATTAAAGATTGGAAAACAAGACTGAGCTACTTCCTGCAGAACTCTTCCAATTCTACTAAAATGAAATCTAAGAAAGTGGGGAAACACCGCACCTACTTCAG ACCTTCCCCTGAAGAAGCCCAGCTGTGGTCAGAAGCCTTTGATGAACTTCTTGCTAATAAAT ATGGTCTTGCTGCTTTCCGAGCTTTTCTGAAGTCTGAGTTCTGTGAAGAGAACATCGAGTTCTGGTTGGCCTGTGAGGACTTCAAGAAAACTAAGTCACCCCAGAAGCTgacatcaaaagcaaaaaaaatctacAATGACTTCATTGAAAAGGAAGCTCCCAAAGAG ataaACATAGACTTCCAAACCAAGAACATGATTGCACAGAACATCCAAGAAGCCACGCATACCTGCTTCAGTGCAGCACAGAAGAGAGTTTACAGCTTAATGGAGAATAACTCATACCCACGGTTTTTGGAATCTGAATTCTATCAGGAGCTGTGCAAGAAGACACCCATCACCAGAGCAGCCCAGGGGACATGA